TATCTGTAAAGCTTTCAATTCCAGTCATTTTGTCGTAACTTTAAAGTATGGAATATGAATTGCTTACTGGTTAGCAAAGTTAGTTATTTAAACCTAAATAATAATCTTAAAAACTATAATCATGAACATCAATAAATTTACTATCAAATCGCAAGAAGCCATTCAACACTCCCAGCAATTAGCTCAGAGTTTTGGACAGCAACAAATAGAAAATGAGCATATTTTCAAAGCTATTTTTGAAGTTGATGAAAATGTTGCACCTTTTATATTAAAAAAACTAAATGTAAATGTGCCTTTATTTGAACAAGTATTAGATAGCACCATACAAAGTTTTCCAAAAGTTTCCGGTGGTGAAATAATGCTTTCCCGTACTGCAAACACCACCTTAAATGAAGCGGAGATTATTGCAAAAAAAATGAACGATGAGTTTGTTTCTATCGAACATTTAATTCTGGCTATTTTTGCTTCAAAAAGTAAAGTTGCACAAATATTAAAAGATCAAGGCGTAACCGAAAAAGGGCTTAAAGCAGCTATCGACGAATTGCGAAAAGGAGAAAGAGTAACTTCTGCATCAGCCGAAGAAACCTATAATTCTTTAAACAAATATGCTAAAAATCTTAACGAGTTAGCCAGAACCGGAAAACTAGATCCTGTTATTGGTCGTGACGAAGAGATTCGTCGGGTGCTTCAAATTCTTACCCGAAGAACCAAAAATAATCCAATGCTTGTTGGAGAACCCGGTGTTGGTAAAACAGCCATTGCCGAAGGTTTAGCGCATCGTATCGTAGATGGTGACGTTCCTGAAAACTTAAAGGACAAAATTGTTTTTTCTCTAGATATGGGGGCTTTGATTGCTGGTGCAAAGTACAAAGGGGAATTTGAAGAACGTCTGAAATCAGTAGTTAAAGAAGTGACTTCTGCCGAAGGGGATATTGTCCTATTCATTGACGAAATCCACACATTAGTTGGTGCTGGTGGTGGCGAAGGAGCTATGGATGCTGCAAATATCTTAAAACCAGCTTTGGCTCGTGGTGAATTGCGCGCCATTGGTGCAACCACATTAGATGAATACCAAAAATATTTTGAAAAAGACAAAGCACTCGAAAGACGTTTCCAAAAAGTAATGGTGGAAGAACCTGATACAGAAAGTGCTGTTTCTATTTTGCGTGGTATCAAAGAAAAATATGAAACTCACCATAAAGTTCAAATCAAAGATGAAGCTATTATTGCTGCTGTAGAATTGTCACAACGTTATATTACCAATCGTTTTCTTCCAGATAAAGCTATTGATTTAATGGATGAAGCAGCATCAAAATTGCGTATGGAAATCAATTCAAAACCAGAAGAATTAGATGTTTTGGATCGAAAAATAATGCAATTGGAAATTGAGATAGAAGCTATTAAAAGAGAAAAAGACGAAAGTAAACTCAAAGTTTTAGGACTAGATTTAGCCAATCTTAAAGAAGATCGAAATGAAATTTATGCGAAATGGAAATCGGAGAAAGATGTAGTTGATAATATACAAGCCGTTAAAACTGAAATTGAAGATTTCAAATACGAAGCAGAACGCGCAGAACGTGATGGTGACTACGGAAAAGTAGCTGAAATTCGTTATGGAAAAATTAAAGAAGCACAAGAACGATTAGATGTCTTATTAAAACAATTACAAGAAAATCAATCTGGAACTTCTCTGATAAAAGAAGAAGTTACCCGAGAAGACATTGCCGAAGTAGTAGCGAAATGGACTGGAATACCTGTTGTGAAAATGCTTCAGGGCGAAAGAGAAAAACTACTTAGACTTGAAGACGAATTGCATCACAGAGTTGTGGGTCAGGAAGAAGCTATTGAAGCCGTGAGTGATGCTGTACGCAGAAGCCGTGCAGGATTGCAGGATATGAAAAAACCGGTGGGAACCTTCTTATTCCTTGGAACTACTGGAGTTGGAAAAACAGAATTAGCCAAAGCATTAGCAGAATACCTTTTTGACGATGAAAATGCAATGACGCGTATTGATATGAGTGAATACCAAGAACGCCACAGCGTAAGCCGATTAGTTGGTGCGCCTCCGGGATATGTAGGTTATGATGAAGGTGGACAATTGACCGAAGCGGTTCGTAGAAAACCATATTCTGTTATTTTATTAGACGAAATTGAAAAAGCACATCCAGATACTTTTAATATTTTATTACAAGTATTAGATGAAGGACGTTTGACTGATAACAAAGGACGTTTGGCTGATTTCAAAAACACAATCATCATTATGACTTCTAATATGGGAAGCCAGATTATTCAAGAAAAATTTGAAAATTTAAAAGGCGGAATTGAAGCTGCTACAGAAGCTGCTAAAATAGAAGTTTTAGGTTTATTGAAACAAACCGTGCGACCTGAGTTTATTAATCGTATTGATGAAATTGTAATGTTTACGCCGCTTACTAATGCTAATATTGCTCAAATTGTAGGTTTGCAATTGAAAAGTGTTACTAAAATGCTTGCTCAACAGGGCATTACTATGGATGCAACTCCAGAAGCAATTGCTTATCTATCTGAAAAAGGATACGATCCACAATTTGGTGCAAGACCCGTAAAACGTGTAATACAAAGAGATGTTTTAAATAAGTTATCCAAAGAGATATTAGCCGGACATATAAAAACCGAAAGTATTATTCTTTTGGATGCTTTTGATGGTGAATTAGTATTTAGAAATCAAAGTGAATTGATCTCTTAAAATAGGTATTCAAAGACCTTAATTTAACAAAAAACCGAAAAAAATATATTTTTTTTCGGTTTTTTATATTTGAATAATCGAATATCATTTATATATTTGTTGCATCAAAAAACAACATGAAAACAATTACAAACAATACTTGGTGGTGGAACAATTTACGTCAGTCGTCGTGAACAAAGCTCCTATAGTATTAGTAAACTATAAATATAAAAGGCTTGTCATCACGACAAGTCTTTTTTTTTGTTCCATTTATTAATAAGTACACAACTTTAAATTATATACTAAATTGAAATCTTTTATACTAAATACAAAATACAAGCAAATCCTAGCTGATACCATCACTCCTGTGAGTGTGTATTTTAAAATTCGTGATAAATTCCCGAATAGTTTATTGCTAGAAAGTAGTGACTATCATGGAAACGATAATAGCTTCTCTTACATTTGTTGTAATCCGATAGCATCCATTAAAATTGAAAACGAAACAATCTCAAAGACATTTCCTGACGGAAGTTTCGAAAATATTTCTATTGATGCCAATACCAATATTCCAGAAGTAATTCAGGAGTTTTCTGGTCAATTTAAATCGGAGAAAAATGATTTCAAATTCATCAATAATGGACTCTTTGGATACATATCCTATGATGCGGTTCGTTATTTTGAAAAAGTAAGCATTGCCAAAAAAGAAAACAGCAATACCATTCCAGATGTGTATTATGCTGTTTACCAAAATATAATTGCCATTAATCATTTCAAAAATGAAGCGTATATTTTTTGCCACAGCTTAGACGGAAGAAATAATATTGCCGAAATTGAACAATTATTACAATCCCGAAACATTCCTTCTTATAAATTCACTAAAGACGGAGAAGGTTTTTCTAATTTGACGGACGACGAATTCAAACACAATGTGGCTTTGGCCAAAAAACATTGTTTTAGAGGTGATGTCTTTCAATTAGTATTATCCAGAAGATTTACACAAGGCTTCAAGGGAGATGAATTCAATGTGTATCGCGCTTTGAGAAGTATCAATCCTTCCCCTTATTTATTCTTTTTTGATTACGGTGATTTCAAGATATTTGGTTCTTCACCGGAAGCTCAAATCGTTGTGAAAAATCGTAAAGCGGAAATCCACCCTATTGCAGGAACTTTCAAACGTACTGGCGATGATGAAAAAGATGCGGTACTAGCCAAACAATTATCTGAAGATAAAAAAGAAAATAGTGAGCATGTAATGTTAGTAGATTTAGCCCGAAATGATTTGAGCAGAAATGGACATGATGTAAATGTAGAACGGTACCGAGAAGTACAGTTTTTTTCACATGTAATCCATTTAGTTTCAAAAGTAACAGGTCATTTGCATGAAAAAGCTTCTACGATGCAAGTTGTAGCTGATACTTTTCCGGCAGGAACTTTGAGCGGCGCGCCAAAACACAGAGCCATGCAATTGATTGAAGATTACGAAAAAACAAATCGTAATTTTTATGGAGGCGCCATCGGTTTTATGGATTTTGACGGAAACTTTAATCACGCCATTATGATTCGTACGTTCCTAAGCAAAAACCATCAATTGCATTCTCAGGCAGGAGCCGGAATTGTTGCCAGTTCTGATGAAGAAAGCGAAATGCAGGAAGTATATAATAAATTGAGAGCATTGAATGCGGCCTTAGATTTAGCCGAAACTATATAAATCCCCTCCCCAACCCTCCCCAAAGGGAAGGGAGCCAAAACTAAAAAATCAGCAACTTATGAAGTTGCCAATAAAAATAATAATTAAAAAACCTATTTACCCCAATAGGTACTCCCCTCTTTTGGAGGGGTTGGGGGAGGAAAATGAAAAAAATACTAGTCATAGACAATTACGATAGTTTCACTTATAATTTAGTGCATTATCTGGAAGATTTAGATTGCGAAGTAACGGTTTATAGAAACGATGAATTTGATATTGATGAAATTACAGTTTTTGATAAAATATTACTTTCTCCTGGACCTGGAATTCCAGATGAAGCAGGATTATTGAAAGAAGTGATTCAAAAATACGGACCAACAAAAAGTATCTTCGGCGTATGCTTAGGTCAACAAGCAATTGGTGAAGTTTACGGAGGAACCCTTTCTAATTTAGATAAAGTGTATCACGGTGTTGCTACAAATGTAAAAACAGTCGTTGATGATGAACTTTTATTTGAAGGATTAGGAAATGAGTTTGAAGTGGGACGCTACCATTCGTGGGTGGTTGATGCTAATTTACCTGATGTTCTTGAGGCTACTTCTTTTGACGAAAATGGTCAAGTAATGTCGTTACGTCACAAAACATTCGATGTTCGTGGAGTACAATTTCATCCAGAAAGTGTGTTGACACCTAACGGTAAAAAGATTTTAGAAAACTGGGTTAAAAGTTAATCCAATTATCAAAAGACTTTATAATATTTAAGAATACTTTTTCAATGAAAAATATATTAAACAGACTTATCAATCACGAAATGCTTTCGAAAGACGAAGCTAAAGATGTATTGGTTAATATTTCTAACGGAATTTACAACACGAGTCAAATTGCCTCTTTTCTGACTGTTTACATGATGCGAAGCGTTAGTATTGATGAACTTGCTGGTTTTCGTGAAGCGCTATTAGAATTGTGCATTCGGGTGGATTTATCTGCTTACAATACAATTGATTTGTGTGGTACGGGCGGTGATGGAAAAGACACTTTTAATATTTCGACCTTAGCTTCATTTGTAGCTGCGGGCGCAGGAATAAAAGTTGCTAAACATGGAAATTACGGCGTATCTTCTATTTCTGGATCAAGCAATGTAATGGAAAAAATGGGAATCAAATTCAGTAATGACCCTGATTTTCTAGAAAAATGTATGGATACCGCTGGGATTTGTATTTTACATGCGCCATTATTCCATCCAGCAATGAAAAACGTTGGGCCAATCCGAAAAGAACTGGCTGTAAAAACCTTTTTCAATATGTTAGGACCAATGGTAAATCCATCGTTTCCTAAAAATCAATTGGTCGGTGTTTTCAATTTAGAATTGGCTCGAATGTATGCGTATTTGTACCAAAATACCAATGTGAATTTTACCATTTTACATTCTCTTGACGGATATGACGAAATTTCGTTGACTTGTCCTACCAAAACCATTACCAACTCTATGGAAGGAATTTTGAGACCAGAAGATTTTGGCGTGCAACTTTTACAACAAAGCGAAATTGAAGGTGGGAAAACCATCGAAGAATCCGCTCAAATGTTTACTGATATCATTTCTGGAAAAGGAACCGAAGCTCAAAATAATGTAGTTTGTGCCAATGCAGCTATGGCTATTGCAACAGTGACAAAATGCTCGCCATTAGAAGGTTTTGAATTAGCAAAAGAAAGCTTATTCTCTGGAAAAGGATTTGCAGCATTAAAAACATTACAAGAGTTAAGTAAATAAAAAATAGTTTAAAGTTTAGCGTTTAAAGTTGTTGGAATTCCTAAAAACTTTAAACCTTAAACAAACAAAACCTTAAACAAATAAAAATGAACATCCTAGATAGAATTATAATTGACAAAAGAAGAGAAGTTATTCTCAAGAAATCAATCATTCCTGTTTCGCAATTGGAAGCATCAATTTTCTTTGGAAAAGAAACCATTTCTTTGAGTCAAAATCTAAGAAACAGCACATCAGGAATTATCGCTGAACACAAACGCCGTTCACCATCCAAAGCGGAAATCAATTATGGTTTTACCGTTGAAGAAGTGACTAAAGGATATGAAACTGCAGGTGCTTGCGGAATTTCGGTTTTGACAGATGGAAAATATTTTGGTGGATCTTTAGACGATTTACTTTTGGCAAGAGCCACCGTAAATATTCCTTTATTGCGTAAAGAATTTATTGTAGATGAATACCAAATCCTAGAAGCCAAAGCACATGGAGCCGATTTAATTTTGCTAATTGCCGCAGTTTTAACTCGAGACGAAATTAAATCTTTGTCAGCATTTGCTAAAAGTCTTGGATTAGAAGTTTTATTAGAAGTTCACAATCAAGAAGAATTAGAAAAATCAATTATGCCTACTTTGGACATGATTGGTGTCAACAACAGAAACCTAAAAACTTTTGAAGTAAGCTTGGATTTTAGCAAACAATTAGCAGACCAAATTCCAAACGAATTTGTAAAAGTTTCCGAAAGTGGTATTTCGTCTGTGGAAGCAATCAATGAATTAAAGCCTTTTGGTTACAAAGGTTTTTTGATTGGAGAAAACTTTATGAAAACGGATAATGCTGGTAAAGCAGCAACCGAATTTATTAGCCAACTATAATCTTGAAATGAAAAAAGATATTGATAATCAAAATATTTTGGCTCACTCCCCTTCGGGGAGGGCTGGGGTGGGGATAAAAATCTGTGGCATGAAATATCCCGATAATATAGTCGAAATAGGAGCGCTCCTACCCGATTATATGGGCTTTATATTTTGGGAGAAATCGGCTCGATATTTTGATGGGACAATGCCTGATTTACCAAAATCAATCAAAAAAGTAGGCGTTTTTGTTAATGAAAGCACCGAAGTTATTTTGGCGAAAGCCCAAAAATACAACTTGCAAGCCATTCAATTACACGGACAGGAATCGGTTGCATTTTGTTCCGATTTAAAAAGTAAAATGGATGCTTCAATTGAAATCATCAAAGTATTTTCCGTTAGTGACAGCTTTGATTTTCGAGTATTAGAAGCTTTTGAAACGGTTTGTGATTATTTCCTTTTTGACACTAAAGGGAAATTACCAGGAGGAAACGGAACCACTTTTGATTGGAAAGTATTAGAGAACTATCCTTCTACAAAACCGTTTTTCTTGAGCGGAGGAATTGGGATTGAGGAAATAAAATCAATACAAGAAATTTCAAAAACAAATTTACCAATATATGCTATTGATATAAATAGTAAATTTGAAATTGAATCAGGATTAAAAAACGAAGAAAAATTAAAACGTTTCATAAACAACTTGAAACTTTAAAAATTAAAACAAAATGAGTTACAACGTCAACGAAAAAGGCTATTACGGAGAATTTGGAGGAGCCTACATTCCTGAAATGTTATATCCAAACGTAGAAGAATTACGCCAACAATATCTAAAAATTACGGCTGAACCAGAATTTCAAGCTGAATTTGATGCGCTCCTAAAAGATTATGTAGGGCGCCCTACTCCGCTGTATTTTGCTACTCGATTATCTGAAAAATACAATACTAAAATCTACCTCAAAAGAGAAGATTTATGTCATACTGGTGCACATAAAGTAAACAATACGATTGGTCAAATTTTACTAGCCAAGCGTTTAGGCAAAAAACGAATCATTGCAGAAACAGGTGCTGGTCAACATGGTGTGGCTACCGCTACCGTTTGTGCGCTTATGGGATTAGAATGCATCGTTTACATGGGTGAAATTGACATCAAACGTCAGGCACCAAACGTAGCTCGTATGAAAATGTTAGGTGCTGAAGTTCGTCCTGCAATGTCTGGTTCACGAACACTGAAAGACGCTACAAACGAAGCCATTCGAGATTGGATTAACAATCCCGTTGATACGTATTACATCATTGGTTCTGTGGTAGGACCGCATCCTTATCCAGATATGGTGGCGCGTTTTCAAAGTGTTATTTCTAAGGAAATCAAAGCGCAATTATTAGAAAAAGAAGGACGTGAAAATCCTGATTATGTGATTGCCTGCGTAGGTGGCGGAAGTAACGCTGCTGGTGCGTATTACCACTTTTTGGACGAAAAAGACGTTAACATCATTGCGGTTGAAGCAGCCGGTTTAGGAGTAGATTCAGGCGAAAGTGCCGCAACTTCTGCCCTTGGTAAAATTGGCGTGATTCACGGTAGTAAAACCCTGTTGATGCAATCAACTGATGGTCAAATCACCGAACCGTATTCTATTTCGGCAGGTTTAGATTACCCTGGTGTTGGTCCTATGCACGCTAATTTATTTGCAACTGGAAGAGCACAATTCATTTCAATCACCGATGAAAAAGCGATGAATTGGGGATTACAACTTTCCAAAATGGAAGGAATTATCCCGGCAATCGAAAGTGCGCACGCCTTTGCTGTTTTGGACGAAATGAAATTCAAACCTGAAGATATCGTGGTCTTAAATCTTTCTGGACGTGGCGACAAAGATTTGAATACCTATATTGATTATTTCAAATTGTAGATGGGCGTTACCACAAGGGTCGGGCTGTACACTCTATCTTTTTGCCCCAAAAAAAGGGCCAAAAAAGGATGCCGTTTCCATCCCTAACGCAATCTTAAACCAGATAATTTAAATTAAAAATAACTTTTTCAAAACAAAAAAACATGGAACAATTATTTGCCTACGGTACCTTAAAAGAAAAAGACATTCAAGAAACTATTTTTGGCCGCATACTTAAAGGAACTCCTGAAACACTAGTTGGCTATGTTATCAATCAAATCCATATTGAAGAAGAATTTGGAGTAGCGCAATATCCTATTATTACGCCTACTCATAATCCCGAAGATACTATCAGCGGAATGCTGTACGAACTCACCGAAGCGCAATTACAACTAGCTGACACCTATGAAGGCTTGCATTACAAACGCATTCAAGTGCAATTGCAATCAAAACAAACGGCTTGGGTTTATAGCGCTACAACATAAATTAACACAAAAAAGATTCAAAAAGCAGATGCTAAATCTGATAAAAATAGAACAATGAACAGAATACAACAAAAACTACAAGAAACAAAAACGATCCTTTCCATCTATTTCTCAGCGGGATATCCAAACTTAAATGACACCGTACAAATCATTCAGGATTTAGAAAAAAGCGGTGTAGATATGATTGAAATTGGATTACCTTTTAGCGATCCATTAGCTGATGGACCAACCATTCAAGCTAGTTCTACCCAAGCGTTGCATAACGGAATGACCACACAAGTCTTGTTTGACCAATTAAAAGACATCCGCAAAACGGTTTCAATTCCGTTAGTAATCATGGGATATTTCAACCCAATGCTACAATACGGAATAGAGAATTTCTGCAAAAAATGTGCTGAAATTGGCATCGACGGATTAATCATTCCTGACCTTCCAGTTGATGTATATGCGGAGGAATTCAAAGCAACTTTTGAGAAATACGGATTGCTGAATGTATTCTTAATTACACCACAAACTTCTGAAGAACGCATTCGTTTTATAGATAGCGTATCCGATGGATTTATTTACATGGTGAGTTCTGCAAGTGTTACGGGTTCACAATCTGGTTTTGGCAGCACTCAGGAAACTTATTTCAAACGCATTGCGGATATGAATTTGAAAAACCCACAAGTAATCGGTTTTGGAATCAACAACAAAGAAACCTTCAACCAAGCCACACAATTTGCCAAAGGCGCTATTATTGGTAGTGCTTTTATTACACATTTAACCGAAAAGGGTACTGGAAAAATTGAAGAATTTGTAAAAGCAATTCGATAAGAATAGTCCTTTTTATAGATTACAAACGGCGTTTAAAGCAACTTTAAACGCCGTTTTTTTATTTACATTGCATATTGTTTTTGTAAGTATTTTTTTATATATTTAGCTAAATAAATACTAGAGCCTTTTATGGCACAAAGCCAACCTTTTCCGGGTAGATTGGTGCCATTTTATGGCTGGTATAAACGAGCTGTAGGCAATCCCTCATAGTACGCTGCCTTACCTCCCGAAGCTACCGGCAGAAAGCGGAAAATGGAATGAATTTTTAAAGAAAAACAATGCTTTACAAATAATTAATTTTCAAAACATTACAAAAACGTTAGTTAGAATTTTAAAAACGAATCGCTAAAAACAATTAAAACCAAAATATTATGAAAAAAATTATCATCTATGGAATTCTTGCTTTAATAGGTTTTTTTATGAATTCTTGCACTAAAAGTGAAAATGAGGAAATTATTGGAAAATGGGATGACAATATTAAATTATCTCAAAAGACAGCAACTCTAAATTCTAGTGAGAATTATATTACTATTACAACCGAATCAACATTTTGGTGGTTGGGTGGTATTTCTCTTAACAATAAAAATATTGAATTGACAGACGTTGAAAAACTTTCTAAAAATTTTGTGATTACAAATTCAGATTTCCAAGTTGAACGAAAAGAAGATGGAAAAAAAATTATTATTACATTAAATCAAAACAATACTAATTCTGAAAGAATTCTAGTTGTAAGTATGCAAAATGGAGATTATTTTGATGGGGTGAGAATAATACAAGCCAAATAAAAAAACTGCCTACAACACTTGCTACAATTGATTTGGGCAATAGGCTTAATT
Above is a window of Flavobacterium sp. 123 DNA encoding:
- a CDS encoding gamma-glutamylcyclotransferase family protein, whose amino-acid sequence is MEQLFAYGTLKEKDIQETIFGRILKGTPETLVGYVINQIHIEEEFGVAQYPIITPTHNPEDTISGMLYELTEAQLQLADTYEGLHYKRIQVQLQSKQTAWVYSATT
- a CDS encoding phosphoribosylanthranilate isomerase, with product MKKDIDNQNILAHSPSGRAGVGIKICGMKYPDNIVEIGALLPDYMGFIFWEKSARYFDGTMPDLPKSIKKVGVFVNESTEVILAKAQKYNLQAIQLHGQESVAFCSDLKSKMDASIEIIKVFSVSDSFDFRVLEAFETVCDYFLFDTKGKLPGGNGTTFDWKVLENYPSTKPFFLSGGIGIEEIKSIQEISKTNLPIYAIDINSKFEIESGLKNEEKLKRFINNLKL
- the trpA gene encoding tryptophan synthase subunit alpha, with the protein product MNRIQQKLQETKTILSIYFSAGYPNLNDTVQIIQDLEKSGVDMIEIGLPFSDPLADGPTIQASSTQALHNGMTTQVLFDQLKDIRKTVSIPLVIMGYFNPMLQYGIENFCKKCAEIGIDGLIIPDLPVDVYAEEFKATFEKYGLLNVFLITPQTSEERIRFIDSVSDGFIYMVSSASVTGSQSGFGSTQETYFKRIADMNLKNPQVIGFGINNKETFNQATQFAKGAIIGSAFITHLTEKGTGKIEEFVKAIR
- a CDS encoding aminodeoxychorismate/anthranilate synthase component II, which codes for MKKILVIDNYDSFTYNLVHYLEDLDCEVTVYRNDEFDIDEITVFDKILLSPGPGIPDEAGLLKEVIQKYGPTKSIFGVCLGQQAIGEVYGGTLSNLDKVYHGVATNVKTVVDDELLFEGLGNEFEVGRYHSWVVDANLPDVLEATSFDENGQVMSLRHKTFDVRGVQFHPESVLTPNGKKILENWVKS
- the trpD gene encoding anthranilate phosphoribosyltransferase → MKNILNRLINHEMLSKDEAKDVLVNISNGIYNTSQIASFLTVYMMRSVSIDELAGFREALLELCIRVDLSAYNTIDLCGTGGDGKDTFNISTLASFVAAGAGIKVAKHGNYGVSSISGSSNVMEKMGIKFSNDPDFLEKCMDTAGICILHAPLFHPAMKNVGPIRKELAVKTFFNMLGPMVNPSFPKNQLVGVFNLELARMYAYLYQNTNVNFTILHSLDGYDEISLTCPTKTITNSMEGILRPEDFGVQLLQQSEIEGGKTIEESAQMFTDIISGKGTEAQNNVVCANAAMAIATVTKCSPLEGFELAKESLFSGKGFAALKTLQELSK
- the trpC gene encoding indole-3-glycerol phosphate synthase TrpC, producing the protein MNILDRIIIDKRREVILKKSIIPVSQLEASIFFGKETISLSQNLRNSTSGIIAEHKRRSPSKAEINYGFTVEEVTKGYETAGACGISVLTDGKYFGGSLDDLLLARATVNIPLLRKEFIVDEYQILEAKAHGADLILLIAAVLTRDEIKSLSAFAKSLGLEVLLEVHNQEELEKSIMPTLDMIGVNNRNLKTFEVSLDFSKQLADQIPNEFVKVSESGISSVEAINELKPFGYKGFLIGENFMKTDNAGKAATEFISQL
- the trpB gene encoding tryptophan synthase subunit beta gives rise to the protein MSYNVNEKGYYGEFGGAYIPEMLYPNVEELRQQYLKITAEPEFQAEFDALLKDYVGRPTPLYFATRLSEKYNTKIYLKREDLCHTGAHKVNNTIGQILLAKRLGKKRIIAETGAGQHGVATATVCALMGLECIVYMGEIDIKRQAPNVARMKMLGAEVRPAMSGSRTLKDATNEAIRDWINNPVDTYYIIGSVVGPHPYPDMVARFQSVISKEIKAQLLEKEGRENPDYVIACVGGGSNAAGAYYHFLDEKDVNIIAVEAAGLGVDSGESAATSALGKIGVIHGSKTLLMQSTDGQITEPYSISAGLDYPGVGPMHANLFATGRAQFISITDEKAMNWGLQLSKMEGIIPAIESAHAFAVLDEMKFKPEDIVVLNLSGRGDKDLNTYIDYFKL
- the clpB gene encoding ATP-dependent chaperone ClpB, encoding MNINKFTIKSQEAIQHSQQLAQSFGQQQIENEHIFKAIFEVDENVAPFILKKLNVNVPLFEQVLDSTIQSFPKVSGGEIMLSRTANTTLNEAEIIAKKMNDEFVSIEHLILAIFASKSKVAQILKDQGVTEKGLKAAIDELRKGERVTSASAEETYNSLNKYAKNLNELARTGKLDPVIGRDEEIRRVLQILTRRTKNNPMLVGEPGVGKTAIAEGLAHRIVDGDVPENLKDKIVFSLDMGALIAGAKYKGEFEERLKSVVKEVTSAEGDIVLFIDEIHTLVGAGGGEGAMDAANILKPALARGELRAIGATTLDEYQKYFEKDKALERRFQKVMVEEPDTESAVSILRGIKEKYETHHKVQIKDEAIIAAVELSQRYITNRFLPDKAIDLMDEAASKLRMEINSKPEELDVLDRKIMQLEIEIEAIKREKDESKLKVLGLDLANLKEDRNEIYAKWKSEKDVVDNIQAVKTEIEDFKYEAERAERDGDYGKVAEIRYGKIKEAQERLDVLLKQLQENQSGTSLIKEEVTREDIAEVVAKWTGIPVVKMLQGEREKLLRLEDELHHRVVGQEEAIEAVSDAVRRSRAGLQDMKKPVGTFLFLGTTGVGKTELAKALAEYLFDDENAMTRIDMSEYQERHSVSRLVGAPPGYVGYDEGGQLTEAVRRKPYSVILLDEIEKAHPDTFNILLQVLDEGRLTDNKGRLADFKNTIIIMTSNMGSQIIQEKFENLKGGIEAATEAAKIEVLGLLKQTVRPEFINRIDEIVMFTPLTNANIAQIVGLQLKSVTKMLAQQGITMDATPEAIAYLSEKGYDPQFGARPVKRVIQRDVLNKLSKEILAGHIKTESIILLDAFDGELVFRNQSELIS
- a CDS encoding anthranilate synthase component I family protein; this translates as MKSFILNTKYKQILADTITPVSVYFKIRDKFPNSLLLESSDYHGNDNSFSYICCNPIASIKIENETISKTFPDGSFENISIDANTNIPEVIQEFSGQFKSEKNDFKFINNGLFGYISYDAVRYFEKVSIAKKENSNTIPDVYYAVYQNIIAINHFKNEAYIFCHSLDGRNNIAEIEQLLQSRNIPSYKFTKDGEGFSNLTDDEFKHNVALAKKHCFRGDVFQLVLSRRFTQGFKGDEFNVYRALRSINPSPYLFFFDYGDFKIFGSSPEAQIVVKNRKAEIHPIAGTFKRTGDDEKDAVLAKQLSEDKKENSEHVMLVDLARNDLSRNGHDVNVERYREVQFFSHVIHLVSKVTGHLHEKASTMQVVADTFPAGTLSGAPKHRAMQLIEDYEKTNRNFYGGAIGFMDFDGNFNHAIMIRTFLSKNHQLHSQAGAGIVASSDEESEMQEVYNKLRALNAALDLAETI